One genomic region from Burkholderia latens encodes:
- a CDS encoding XRE family transcriptional regulator → MSNSTNFLARNLQWLLERHGLNPNSLSERLGNKPPQATIFRILNGESLTPRDSTVQPLAEHFGVPVHELRYVDLQAAHENRGSSRSGDSDLPNPTEDEFSMVPQLDIAAACGDGKYVDHVVVKGGLAFKRSSLRDFGVPENAARIIYASGGSMSPTIQDGCVVLLNTADQTPKEGKIFAICTPDGGLVLKRLIWDYHPSMGAQTWIMRSDNPDKNVHPDKVLPPDDRTMIIGRAVWNDNRL, encoded by the coding sequence ATGTCGAACAGCACCAATTTCCTTGCGCGGAACCTCCAGTGGCTGCTGGAGCGTCACGGTCTCAATCCGAACTCGCTCTCGGAGCGTCTTGGCAACAAGCCGCCGCAAGCGACCATCTTCCGTATCCTGAACGGTGAGAGCCTCACGCCGAGGGATTCGACGGTGCAGCCGCTCGCCGAGCATTTCGGCGTGCCGGTCCATGAACTGCGTTACGTCGACCTGCAGGCCGCGCACGAGAATCGCGGAAGCTCGCGCTCAGGCGACAGTGACCTCCCGAATCCGACGGAGGATGAGTTCTCGATGGTTCCCCAGTTGGACATCGCCGCGGCCTGCGGTGATGGGAAGTACGTCGACCACGTCGTCGTGAAAGGCGGCTTGGCATTCAAGCGCTCGAGCCTGCGCGACTTCGGAGTGCCCGAGAACGCCGCGCGGATCATCTACGCATCCGGCGGCAGCATGTCGCCTACCATTCAGGACGGATGCGTCGTGCTGCTGAACACGGCCGACCAGACGCCGAAGGAAGGCAAGATCTTTGCGATCTGCACGCCCGACGGCGGCCTGGTGCTGAAGCGCTTGATCTGGGACTACCACCCGTCGATGGGCGCGCAGACGTGGATCATGCGTAGCGACAATCCGGACAAGAACGTGCACCCGGACAAGGTGCTTCCGCCCGACGATCGAACGATGATCATCGGCCGGGCCGTCTGGAACGACAACCGTCTGTAA
- a CDS encoding DUF1376 domain-containing protein codes for MSDLPNPLTPADCDLRDFPFMPLDVQRLCDSDLAALESPEACWAALLLWSKSWHQVPAASLPDDDRVLAKFTGYQRAPAAWQAIREGALRGWIKCSDGRLYHPVVAEKANEGWFAKHRQAHDKLCERVRKRNKSRADSGLVPLEVPELEHWIDLGRPLEKVLFPEEFSTPSGGNKKSSGGTRQDFHRSVDGIPAENALKGKEGKGQGEVNPSGSSTRSTDTLASERAKPGELSAAMRRHSIEAQPGDPRVIAAADAGVTVETIEAACVEAKSAKPNERIPPAYVLSIATRWTADAAKPPTAGRAPSRNPRLSAAEQRNAISDANAEAWLNGHAASDPTVIDMES; via the coding sequence ATGAGCGACCTCCCGAATCCCCTCACCCCTGCGGACTGCGACCTGCGAGATTTCCCGTTCATGCCGCTCGACGTGCAGCGGCTGTGCGACAGCGATCTGGCCGCGCTCGAGTCGCCGGAGGCGTGCTGGGCTGCGCTGCTGCTCTGGAGCAAGTCATGGCACCAGGTCCCAGCAGCATCGCTGCCAGACGACGATCGCGTCCTCGCAAAGTTCACGGGATACCAGCGCGCGCCCGCCGCGTGGCAGGCAATCCGCGAAGGCGCGCTGCGCGGCTGGATCAAGTGCAGCGACGGCCGACTCTATCACCCGGTTGTGGCCGAGAAGGCGAATGAAGGCTGGTTCGCGAAGCACCGCCAGGCGCACGACAAGCTCTGCGAGCGCGTGCGGAAGCGCAACAAATCCCGCGCAGATTCCGGGCTCGTTCCGCTGGAAGTCCCCGAACTCGAGCACTGGATAGACCTTGGCCGTCCGCTGGAAAAGGTTTTGTTTCCGGAGGAATTTAGCACTCCTTCCGGCGGAAACAAGAAATCTTCCGGCGGAACGAGGCAAGACTTCCACCGGAGCGTCGATGGAATTCCTGCGGAAAACGCTCTTAAAGGAAAGGAAGGGAAGGGACAGGGAGAAGTTAACCCCAGTGGTTCTAGCACGCGTAGTACCGACACCCTCGCGAGCGAGCGTGCGAAACCCGGCGAATTGTCGGCTGCCATGCGGCGCCACAGCATCGAGGCGCAGCCCGGAGACCCGCGAGTGATCGCCGCAGCCGATGCGGGCGTTACGGTCGAGACGATCGAGGCCGCGTGCGTGGAGGCAAAGAGCGCGAAGCCGAACGAGCGCATTCCGCCCGCCTACGTGCTGTCGATCGCCACGCGCTGGACAGCTGACGCCGCGAAGCCGCCCACCGCCGGCCGCGCGCCATCTCGCAATCCGCGCTTGTCTGCTGCCGAGCAGCGCAACGCGATCAGCGACGCAAACGCCGAGGCATGGCTGAACGGCCACGCCGCATCCGACCCGACCGTCATCGACATGGAGTCCTGA